The segment TGGTCTTCGTCTTCACGCTCATCGCCGTCAACTCGACGGGCCTTACGTCGATCACGCCGACGGGCGCCCTCGGGAAGCTCACGCAGCTCACGTACGGCTTGCTCGCGCCGGGCAACGTCACGACCAACCTCATGGCGGCTGGCATCACCGGTGAGGTCGCCGGCAGCGCGTCGAACCTCTTGATGGACATCAAGCCGGGCTACATGCTCGGAGGGAAGCCGCGGCACCAAGCCGTGGGCCACGTGCTTGGCATCATCGCCGGCTCCTTGTTCGCCGTGCCGATCTTCTACCTCGTGTTCCTCCACAGGGGACCGCAGCAGCTCATCAACGATCAGTACCCGATGCCCGGCATCACCATCTGGAAGGGCGTGGCTGAAGCGCTGACGGCGGGCCTCCACTCGCTCAAGCCCTCGGCGCAGATGGGCGCCCTCGTCGGCGTCATCGCCGGCCTCATCCTCGAGGGGACGAAGATCTTCACCAAGGGAAAGTTCTGGCTCTCGCCGGTCGGTCTCGGCCTCGCGTTCGTGCTCCCCTTCAACAACTGCCTCGCCATGGCCCTGGGCTCGTTCTTCTTCCATTTCGCGGAGAAGAAGATCAAAAACGAAAAGTCGCTCGGCCACCGCGTCTTCGTGCAGAACCTCGAACCCACGTGCGCGGGCATCATCGCCGGCGGGTCCATCATGGGCATCATCGTCGTCATCCTCGAAATCTTCGTCCTCGGTCACTGAGGGGCTCGCCATGGCTCGACGCGTCTGCATTGTCACCGGCGGGGGCGACGCCCCTGGCATCAACGCGGTCTTGCGGGCCTTCGTCCACGCGTCGTCGCCAGACATCGACGTCTTCGGCGCACGCTTTGGCTTCGAAGGTCTGATGGACGACGAGACCATCGTGCCGTTGCCCATCGCGGCGGTGCGCGGGATCTTGCCGAAGGGTGGCAGCATCCTCGGGTGCTCGACGCGCGTCTATCCGTTCTTCGTGCCGGTCCCCGGCGGTTCGGCAACCCACGACCTCGGTCCTGACATCGTCGCGCGGCTCCAGCGACTCGAAATGGAGGGGCTGGTCCTTATCGGCGGCGACGGCACCATGGCGGCGGCGAAACGGTTCATGGACGCGGGCCTTCCGTGCGTGGGAATCCCAAAGACCATCGACAACGACATGGGCGGCACCGATCAGACCTTCGGCTTCGACACCGCCCTGGACACGGCAACGCGCGCCGTCGACGCGCTTCACTCGACGGCGGAATCGCATCGTCGGGTGATGATCCTCGAGGTGATGGGTCGCTACGCAGGCTTCATCGCCCTCGAGTCGGGCGTCGCCGGCGGCGCCGACGTGGTCCTCCTGCCCGAGATTCCCTACGACATCGCCCGCATCGTCGAGAAGATCGAGGAGCGTGAGCGGCTCGGTCTGCGCTTCACCATCGTCGTCGTCGCGGAAGGCGCCGCGCCCAAAGGCGGTGTCGTCGCAGAGATCGAGGGCGGCCGCCCGGGCCACTTGCCGCGCCTCGGCGGCGCCGGCGCGAGACTCGCGCTCGAGAGCGAACGCGCGTGCCCGTCAGCCGAGGTGCGCGTCACGGTGCTCGGTCACTTGCAGCGCGGGGGCAGCCCGTCAGCTTTCGATCGGGCCCTTGGCTCGCGCTTCGGCGCGGCCGCCGCGAGGCTGGTCCGCACTGGCGAGTGGGGCAAGATGGTGAGCCTGCGGGGGACGCGCATCGAGTCGATCCCGATTGAGGCGGCGCTCTTGGAGAAGAAGGTCCTGGACCCGCAGGGGGAGTACGCCACCGCTGCGCGACTCCTCGGCATCACGCTCGGGGACTAACTCATGCTTCGAAAGGTCAAAGAGTCGCTCCTCAAGACCGGCTGGTCTTTGGGTCTCTACACGCCGCCAGACCGCGCCACGCTCGCGGTGCTCTTGCGCCGCTTCGCCGCGAACGCCAGCGTAAAGCGCGTGCTCTTCGTCGGCGTGAAGGCGTACAACCGCGACCTGCCGGCCATCTTCGCGCCGCGCACCTTCGCGACCATCGATCCGACTCCGGAGGTTGCCGCGTTCGGCGGAGACCCGCACTGGATCGACGTCCTCGAGAACCTGGAGGCGCACACGGGGCCGTCCTCCTTCGACCTCGTCGTTATGAACGGCGTCATCGGCTTTGGCCTCAACGAGCCGGCGAACGTCGAGCGCGCGCTGCGGCAAGTGCACCGCGCCCTGGTGCCCGGCGGCACGCTCCTCTTGGGAATCAACGAGGAGATCGCGACGCACGTCGACCTCGCACGCGTCGAGGCAATGAAGCACTTCGTCGCGCGTGACCTGCCGGGATTCGGGGCGCCGCGCCTCGTGCTTCCCACCCCTTTCCGCGAGAAGACGCACACCTTCGCGTGCTTTGAGCGCTCGCCCGGCGACGCAGACGGGGGCCAGCACGCGAGCGCGTCGGAGCCGGTGCGTTGATCGTCACGGCGATCATCAACGGCCGCACCTCGGGCGCTGACGACGGAACCGTCAGCGTGTTCGACCGCGGCTTTCTCTACGGCGACTCGGTCTTCGAGGTCTTTCGTACCTACGGCGGCGAGACGCCCACGGCGGAGGCGCACCTCGCTCGCCTCGCGGCCTCCGCGGAGCTTGTGCGCATGGCGGCGCCGGAACCGGAGCTCCTTCGCCGCGAAGTTGCGCAAGCCATCGCTGAAGCGCGCCGTGACGGCGACGAGGGCGACCTTATGGTTCGCGTCATCGTCACGCGCGGCGGCGGCATGGCGCTAGCGTTCGACGACGAAGGCAGGCTCGGCACGCGCGTGATCATGGCGCTCCCCTTGCGAGCGCATTCGCGCGAGCTTTACCGCAGCGGCGTTGGGGTGATGCTCGCGTCAGCGGCGAGGACGACCGACGGGACCGACGCCATGGGCGCCAAGGTGTCGAACTACCTCCGAGCGTTGCTCCTGCTGGACGACGCCAAGCGCCGCGGGGCGCACGAGGTGCTGCTCGTGGACGAGCGCGGGGCCGTGAGGGAAGGCGCCACATCGAACGTCTTCGCGTGGCACGGCGACCGGCTCCTCACGCCGCCCGCCGGCGACATTCTGGTAGGCATCACGCGCGGGCACGTGCTCGCCGCCGCCCGCGACCTCGGCGTCGCGGTCTCGGAGGAGCGGCTCACGCGCGAGGCGTTGGCTTCGGCGCGTGAGGTGTTCATCACGTCGAGTCTGAGGGAAGTGATGCCCATCGTGTCCGTCGACGGACGCCGCGTTGGCGACGGTGCTCCGGGAGCGATGACGCGGCGCCTTCATGGAGACCTGCGAAGGCGCATCGCACCGAAACACACGGCCGCCATGCCGTGGGAATAGGGCGCGGCGCCTGCCGCCCGCGAGGGCGGCGCTTCCTCCTACTTCCTGAGAACGATCGCCGGCGGCGGGGGAAGAGGAATGGGGCCCGTGCCGATGCGGGTCCCGTTGTTCTCAAAGCGTGTGTCGTCAGATACCACGAGTTCGAGGCCCTCCGGCTCGCGGGTTGTCAGGCTGAGGGTCGTTCCGTCGATGGCGGCGAGCCCCACCGAGTGCTCGCGCAGGATGCTCGCGCGGACCGAGCCCGACGACGACGACGCGATGAGGCCGGCCCCCACCGACTTTTGGATCACGCTTTCCGCGAGGTCAACGCACGCGTTTGCCATTGACACGATGGCGTGACCAAAAGGCTCGTCGCGTTCCTGCTCCCTAACGTTGCGGACCAAGGAGCGTGTCAGCTTCACCGAGGAGGTCTCCTCAAGAGCAAACACGCCCACAAATCGCGCGTCGTCCACCGTCGAGCTCCGGAGCTCGAGGTGCGCGCCCGAGGCGACGACCGCGCCCATGCCATACCGGCCGGCCGCGTCGCTGAGAGTGCTCAAGACCGCGCTGCCGTCGAGCGTCATGCTAGCGCCGACGACCGTCACGCCGGCGCTTCGATTCCCGACGACAACCGAGCTCACGAGGCCGAGCGTGCCGCCTCGCTTGGCGAACGCACCAGTGCCGTAGTCCTTTTGCGGTGTGCTCTTGGTGTCTTCGATAACAACCTGCGAGGCTGTCACCGTCGCGCCGTCGGACTCGAGCCCCGTGTCGACGTTCTCGGCGATACGCACCTTCGTGAGGGACGCCTCGGCCTTGTCCAAGACCGTGACGCCCCGCCCGAAGAGCTTGGCTCCATCGGGGAGCGTTCGTGCCACGAAGGACTCGGCAACGACGAGCTTCGTGCGCGCCCCGCTCGCGAAGATGCCCATCGTGTGGTTGTCGGTGATCGAGCTCCTCTGCACCGTGATGGCGGAGCCGAGCTTGCCGTACACGCCGCGGCCTTCTTTGCCCGACGCGCCGGTGGCCGTCGTGCGCACGATGGAGCCGTCGACGATGATGTTCGCGCCCTCGGCGAAGACGCCGACGTCCGCGTTCTGCTCCACGGCGGCGCTGACGAGCTCCACCGTGGCACCGCCTTCGACATCCACGCCGCGCCCGAGGCCAACAGTCGCTGAGGGAAGCGTTCCGCGCACGACGCCACCCTCGAAGCGAACGCGCGTCTTGCTCCCGACCGCAACGAGGCCAAGCTCGCGGTTTGCTTCGAGGCGAAGCGCCCGCGCGTCGAGCGTGCCCGCGGTCACGACCACGCCGCCTCGATGGCCGCTGAAGGTCAGGCCGGAGATGCTCACTTTTGTGCCAGCGCTTGCGAGGTTGAGACCAGGGGTCGTCGTCGCTCCGCTGACGCTCTCCACGCGCACCCTCTCAGTGCAGCGCCCCACGAGCGTGACGTCGCGCTTGATGGAAAGCGCCTCGAGATAGGTGCCAGCCTCCACGGCAACGACGCCGCCGGCGGCGACCTTGGTCAGAGCATCCCCAATCGTGCGCGCATGCGTCGCGTCGTCGACGCCGTTCGCGTCGACGAGGACGGACGTGCCAGTCGGAGGAAACGGCGCGGTGCAATCGTCGATAGGCTCGCAGCCACGGGCACCGAGCTTCGGCATGGTCGCGCCGGTGCAGGCGGCCGTGGTCACGACGGGCTCGCAGCCCCACCCGCTCTTCGCTGGCGCGAAGCCGAGTGGGCAGCCTCCGCTCCAACCGACGCGACTGCACTCGGCGCCTTCGAGGGGCGCTGTGCCCGCGGCGCAGGGACCATCGGGAAACGACGGCGGACACTCGACGCAAGGCGCCAGCGGGGGATCGCCCGGCGGTCCCGCGACCGCGGGCTCGGAAGAGGTGCAACCCCCGAAGGCGGCGGCGATCAGGCCCACCAGCCAAGCGAGGGCTCGTTCGCGCATGGGGGTAGTATCGCGCAGCTGGCCCGTGGCCCCAAGCTCGTCGTGGCGCGGCGCGCGCGGCTCCAACCTTTCGAACGCGTCGTCCTCGGAGGCCTGTGTAGTCTTGCACGAAGTGGGCGGGCGTGAAGTGAAAGGCAACGCGGGAATGAACGCGGCGACGGCGGCGCTGGTTGTCGGCGCCGTCCTGGTCACCAGTTGCTCGCGGCTCAGCCCTTCGATCCGCGCGGACGCGGCTCCGCCTCCCACGAAGAGGGACGCAACCGCTCGAGACGTCCCGTCCGACGGGACCGATACTGGCAGCGACGGCGGCAAGGAAGCCAACGCGGCGAACCCGGGCGTAGCGGCGAGCCCCGCGGTTGAGATCGCGCTCGAGGATGCCCCGCTCCTCACCGTGCGGGCCCTGGGACCATCTCTCATCGAGCTCACGCTTAGCGACCGCGCGCCAGCCGCGTGGAAGACCGTCGAGGTCGAGCGCCGCGTCGCGTCCGAGGAGCCTCGACAACACGACAAGTTCGAGCAAAGCACGGGCCGCCTCCGCGTCGTCGCTCCCCATCGACACGTTCACTCGGCCAAGCCGGCGACAACCTACGCGTACCGCGCGCGCACGACCGGCCCTTGGTCACCGGAGGTTATCGTTCGCACCGCCGCGCCGGGTGGCCCGCCACCGGGTCCGACGTCGTTCGATGCGAAGGCCACGACGCCGTTCGCCGTGCGGCTCTCGTGGGAAGCCGACGCGCAAATGGTCGCTGGCTTCGAGATCGAGGTGGCTTCCGATGGCAACCCGTACGTTCGTGCCGCGCTCGTCGATGCCACGGTGCGTGAGTTTGTCCACCACCATCGACTGCCGAAGCGCGAGTACAGCTATCGCGTCCGAGCGTTCAACGGGCTCGGTCCCTCGGCGCGATCCCCGGTCGTGCCTGTCACGACTCCGGAGCACGGACGCTTGGAGTCTGCTGCGCGACCTCCGTGCGAGCCGCTGCCAAAGGCCTCGCCAAACATGCCGCACGACGTCGTCAACCACCGCGGAGGCAAGTCGCTCTACAGCGTCCCCGACCGAACGAACCCGCTCAAGCGGCACCTGTTCGGTGAGTACGAAGGATGTTTTCGAGACTTCGGCGCCTTCGAGCTGCAGGACCCAAGCATCGTCGCCATCGAGGACTACGTCGATGAGGGGTTTCCACTCGTGCGTGGGGTCGCGGGGGCGGGCGAGTTTGTGGGCGCACAGCTCCACACGATGCGCTTCTCACGGGGTCGGTACACGTTGGTCGACATCGCCAACTTCTGCGGTTCGCCGGCTCCCGACCGCGATCCGGCCGACCCGAGCGTGGGCACCGAGGCCGGCGACGACCTCAGCGCGCACGCTCCCCCCTTCGAGAAGTGCCAGCGCGACTTTCGGCGTTGAGGTGCCGCTTCCTACACGCGCGCAGCCCAAGTCTGGCAGTGGCGGCACGCGGGCACCTCAGTGCTTCATCTGCGCGACGAACAACACGACCTCGATGGCGATGAGGACCACCACGAGGATCTCCAGAAACAAGCTCCGCTTCTGCTGAGCGAGGTCAACGAGGAGCTCCAGGTTGTCGTCGATCATGTGCAGCTTGTGATCGAGGGCTCGATACCGATCCTCGATCGAGAACGACTGCTTCAAATCGCGATGCAGGCGGTCCAGCTCTTCGACGTCCCACGTGAGCGCCGGCGAGTCGAGCAGCGAGAGCGTGCGGACGACGCGATTGCGGAGCGTCATACCGAGCCCCACAAGCCGCAAGAGATCCCGAACGCGGCCGCGAAAGTGGCCCATCTGCTCGAGTTGGACGGCCACCGTGTGGAGCTTGTCGACGAGGCCGTCGACGTCCTCCTCGTAGTACTCCATGGCCACCGATTGCCCGATGACGAAGGCCACGATCTCGACGATGGGAGCGCTGAGCTCGCGAACGACCGCGCCATCGAAGCTCGCGTTGGGACGCGCGACGTCAGCGCGGACCTCGACGCGAAAGCTCTCCGCGACGGGTGCGCGGGGCGTTCCGCCGGCGGGGCCACCCTCGTCGAAACGCTGCATCGCCGCGATGACGCGCTTTTGCTCCGCTTCGTCGACGCCAAAAAAGACGACCGCGCCGAAGTCGTGGAGCACGGCCCAACCGTTCCCCGAGTAGCTGGCGACGAGCGCCGTCTTCGACGCCTTGGTGAGGGCTGCCTTCCCGTCGAAGAGCGTCACGAGCTCCCGCAGCGGAACAGTCGACGCGATGGCGTAAGCCGCTATGGGGATGGTCGCCATGCGGTCCGGTGGTGGCGCTACTCCTGCCGACGCCCCGTAGGCAACACGGCCGGCATGCCGATGGCGCTCCGCGCGCGGCGCTCGCAAAACCCTCGGAGGCTCTCGACCTGCTCTTGAATCCGCGCCAGCTGGTCCGGACCGTCGGCCTCCTCGGCGTCGAAGCCGAGCTCACGAAAGGTCGATATCTCGTGCGGCTGCGCGATGTTCTTGAGCTCCGCGATGGTGATCTCGATGTACTCGAGGAGCTCGACGCGGCTGATCGGTGACGTTTGATTCACGAGCGACTCCTACGTGCTTCCCTGTGTTGTCTGCGGCGCGGGGGCCCGACGGGGCACAAACTTCAGAAGCGCCATGGCGCGGGACTCAAGATGGTACAGGCGGGGCCCATCCGCAAGGGCCTCCGGCGGGGGCGGCACGAGCGGATGATGCGTATCCACGAGGGCGATCAGCTCACGATTCGGTGGCAATACGAAGTCGAGGGGCCACGCCGCGCCATTAATGAGGAGGGCGAGGCTCGTTTCTTCGCGCGCGACGGCGCCGGGGAGCTGGCCGGGACCGTGGTGGGCGGGACCGTGACCATGGAGCACCATCATGAGCCCCCTCTCCTCGGGTGCATCCCAGTCCCTTGGGGCCATGAGCTCCCCGTCGGGCCTTAGCCAGCTGATGTCCCCGTCGCGAAAGTGGCGCTCGGGCCGCAACGCCGAGAGCTCTCGCCGGAGCGCCACGACGTGGCGCGTGAAGGCGAGCAGCTCGCTGCCGGTGGCGTCGAGGACCCAAGGAAGCCACGAGGTGGGATCGTCGAGGCAATAGGCGTTGTTGTTGCCGCGCTGCGTGCGGCCCATCTCGTCGCCGGCGAGGATCATGGGCACCCCCGGCGCGAGAAGCAGCGTCGCCATGAAGGCACGCATCTGCCGCGCCCGCGCCGTCCGCACGAGCGGGTCGTCGGTGGGCCCTTCGACGCCGAAGTTCGCGGAGAAGTTCTCGCCGGCGCCGTCGCGGTTGCCCTCGCCGTTGCGATCGTTGTGCCGCGACTCGTAGCTCACGAGATCGCGAAGCGTGAAGCCATCATGCACCGTCACGAAGTTGATGCTCGCCGTGGGCCCGCGCCCGCTGAACACGCCGCTTGATCCGGTGAGCCGATCGCCGAGCGGGCCCAAGCGCTTCTCGTAGCCATTCCAGAAGCGACGGACGTCATCGCGAAAGTGCGAGTTCCACTCGCGTAGCGGCGCTGGGAAGTGCCCCAAGACGAAGCCGTCGGGCGTCACGTCCCACGGCTCGGCGATGAGCTTCACGGTACCGAGGACCGGATCCTGATGGAGCGCGTCGAAGAACGCGGCCCCCCGGTCAAAACGGCCTCGCTCCACCCCGAGCACCGTCGCCAGGTCGAGCCGGAAGCCGTCGACGCCCATGACGCTGA is part of the Myxococcales bacterium genome and harbors:
- a CDS encoding ATP-dependent 6-phosphofructokinase; translated protein: MARRVCIVTGGGDAPGINAVLRAFVHASSPDIDVFGARFGFEGLMDDETIVPLPIAAVRGILPKGGSILGCSTRVYPFFVPVPGGSATHDLGPDIVARLQRLEMEGLVLIGGDGTMAAAKRFMDAGLPCVGIPKTIDNDMGGTDQTFGFDTALDTATRAVDALHSTAESHRRVMILEVMGRYAGFIALESGVAGGADVVLLPEIPYDIARIVEKIEERERLGLRFTIVVVAEGAAPKGGVVAEIEGGRPGHLPRLGGAGARLALESERACPSAEVRVTVLGHLQRGGSPSAFDRALGSRFGAAAARLVRTGEWGKMVSLRGTRIESIPIEAALLEKKVLDPQGEYATAARLLGITLGD
- a CDS encoding class I SAM-dependent methyltransferase, whose protein sequence is MLRKVKESLLKTGWSLGLYTPPDRATLAVLLRRFAANASVKRVLFVGVKAYNRDLPAIFAPRTFATIDPTPEVAAFGGDPHWIDVLENLEAHTGPSSFDLVVMNGVIGFGLNEPANVERALRQVHRALVPGGTLLLGINEEIATHVDLARVEAMKHFVARDLPGFGAPRLVLPTPFREKTHTFACFERSPGDADGGQHASASEPVR
- a CDS encoding aminotransferase class IV, which codes for MIVTAIINGRTSGADDGTVSVFDRGFLYGDSVFEVFRTYGGETPTAEAHLARLAASAELVRMAAPEPELLRREVAQAIAEARRDGDEGDLMVRVIVTRGGGMALAFDDEGRLGTRVIMALPLRAHSRELYRSGVGVMLASAARTTDGTDAMGAKVSNYLRALLLLDDAKRRGAHEVLLVDERGAVREGATSNVFAWHGDRLLTPPAGDILVGITRGHVLAAARDLGVAVSEERLTREALASAREVFITSSLREVMPIVSVDGRRVGDGAPGAMTRRLHGDLRRRIAPKHTAAMPWE
- a CDS encoding fibronectin type III domain-containing protein, translating into MNAATAALVVGAVLVTSCSRLSPSIRADAAPPPTKRDATARDVPSDGTDTGSDGGKEANAANPGVAASPAVEIALEDAPLLTVRALGPSLIELTLSDRAPAAWKTVEVERRVASEEPRQHDKFEQSTGRLRVVAPHRHVHSAKPATTYAYRARTTGPWSPEVIVRTAAPGGPPPGPTSFDAKATTPFAVRLSWEADAQMVAGFEIEVASDGNPYVRAALVDATVREFVHHHRLPKREYSYRVRAFNGLGPSARSPVVPVTTPEHGRLESAARPPCEPLPKASPNMPHDVVNHRGGKSLYSVPDRTNPLKRHLFGEYEGCFRDFGAFELQDPSIVAIEDYVDEGFPLVRGVAGAGEFVGAQLHTMRFSRGRYTLVDIANFCGSPAPDRDPADPSVGTEAGDDLSAHAPPFEKCQRDFRR
- a CDS encoding RMD1 family protein; the protein is MATIPIAAYAIASTVPLRELVTLFDGKAALTKASKTALVASYSGNGWAVLHDFGAVVFFGVDEAEQKRVIAAMQRFDEGGPAGGTPRAPVAESFRVEVRADVARPNASFDGAVVRELSAPIVEIVAFVIGQSVAMEYYEEDVDGLVDKLHTVAVQLEQMGHFRGRVRDLLRLVGLGMTLRNRVVRTLSLLDSPALTWDVEELDRLHRDLKQSFSIEDRYRALDHKLHMIDDNLELLVDLAQQKRSLFLEILVVVLIAIEVVLFVAQMKH
- the glgX gene encoding glycogen debranching protein GlgX; the encoded protein is MTALGVTRDGDDFVFRLFSEHADAVDLCLFDAAGERRVALSRGEVGIWEARLRSVREGDTYGYRVHGPYQPAAGHRFAPSKLLLDPYARRVAGRIHFDGPVFGYAPDADRPDDRDSSEHVPRGVIAFPTSSESDVSEAGLFARPKTPWRDTVLYELHVKGMTKLMPDVSSELRGTYLGLASEPAIAHLRALGVTAVELLPVFECVSERKVEGRGQTNYWGYNTLSYFSPAGRYATKPENAIREFRAMVAALHRAGIEVILDVVFNHTCEGDEAGPTLSFRGIDNKSYYELAPDDPRRYVDRSGCGNTLRVEHPAVLKLVMDSLRYWVSVMGVDGFRLDLATVLGVERGRFDRGAAFFDALHQDPVLGTVKLIAEPWDVTPDGFVLGHFPAPLREWNSHFRDDVRRFWNGYEKRLGPLGDRLTGSSGVFSGRGPTASINFVTVHDGFTLRDLVSYESRHNDRNGEGNRDGAGENFSANFGVEGPTDDPLVRTARARQMRAFMATLLLAPGVPMILAGDEMGRTQRGNNNAYCLDDPTSWLPWVLDATGSELLAFTRHVVALRRELSALRPERHFRDGDISWLRPDGELMAPRDWDAPEERGLMMVLHGHGPAHHGPGQLPGAVAREETSLALLINGAAWPLDFVLPPNRELIALVDTHHPLVPPPPEALADGPRLYHLESRAMALLKFVPRRAPAPQTTQGST